A genomic region of Runella rosea contains the following coding sequences:
- the uvrB gene encoding excinuclease ABC subunit UvrB has translation MSFRLISDYQPTGDQPQAIAKLVEGIREGERAQTLLGVTGSGKTFTVANVVAQLDRPTLVLSHNKTLAAQLYGEFKQFFPDNAVEYFISYYDYYQPEAYISTTNTYIEKDMAINQEIDKLRLSTVSSLMSGRRDVLVVASVSCIYGAGNPEEYRKSILRVGVGEIMSRNQFLFRLVEILYSRTEAEFARGNFRVKGDTVDIYPSYADFAYRVIFFGDEIEEIQRINPTNGKKISSEKMVAIFPANLFVTGREVLLNAIHEIQDDLVAQVRYFELEGRHMEAQRIRERTEFDMEMMRELGYCSGIENYSRYFDRRKPGERPFCLIDYFPEDFLLVVDESHVTMPQIRAMWGGDRSRKESLVDFGFRLPSALDNRPLTFQEFEELAGQSVFVSATPADYELRRTDGVVVEQIIRPTGLLDPEIEVRPSINQIDDLLEEIDKRVKRNERVLVTTLTKRMAEELSKYLERVGVKGRYIHSEVKTLERVEILRDLRLGAFDVLVGVNLLREGLDLPEVSLVAIMDADKEGFLRDIRSLIQTIGRAARNENGKVLMYADRMTGSMQKAIDETNRRRAIQLAYNEEHGITPKTIFKSREAIMEQTSVADSKGSGKRFYVEPDEIRIAADPVIQYLGKPEIEKLIAETQRKMEIAAKELNFLEAARYRDEMLQLREKLKN, from the coding sequence CCTTTACCGTAGCCAATGTGGTAGCGCAACTGGATCGACCCACTTTGGTGTTGAGCCACAATAAAACCCTTGCTGCTCAGCTGTACGGAGAATTCAAGCAGTTTTTCCCAGACAATGCTGTCGAATACTTTATCAGTTACTACGACTACTACCAGCCAGAGGCGTATATTTCCACCACCAATACCTATATTGAGAAAGACATGGCTATCAATCAGGAGATTGATAAGTTACGCCTTTCCACGGTTTCGTCTTTGATGTCGGGGCGGCGTGATGTGCTCGTGGTGGCGTCGGTGTCGTGTATATACGGCGCGGGCAATCCCGAAGAATATCGCAAAAGCATTTTGCGTGTTGGGGTGGGTGAAATCATGAGCCGAAATCAGTTTTTGTTTCGATTGGTTGAAATTCTTTATAGTCGTACCGAAGCGGAGTTTGCCCGGGGAAATTTTAGGGTTAAAGGAGATACCGTCGATATTTATCCCAGCTACGCTGATTTTGCGTATCGCGTTATATTCTTTGGCGATGAGATTGAGGAAATTCAACGCATTAATCCCACCAACGGCAAGAAAATCTCATCCGAAAAAATGGTGGCTATTTTCCCCGCCAATTTATTTGTAACGGGTCGAGAGGTGCTCTTGAACGCCATTCACGAAATTCAGGATGATTTAGTGGCTCAAGTGCGTTATTTTGAGTTGGAGGGCCGACACATGGAGGCCCAGCGCATAAGGGAGCGTACGGAGTTTGACATGGAAATGATGCGCGAACTTGGGTATTGCTCGGGCATCGAAAACTATTCGCGGTATTTTGACCGTCGTAAGCCTGGAGAACGCCCTTTTTGCCTGATTGATTATTTCCCAGAAGATTTTCTGCTCGTGGTGGACGAAAGCCACGTGACCATGCCCCAAATCAGAGCCATGTGGGGAGGCGACCGCTCGCGTAAAGAATCTTTGGTCGACTTTGGATTTCGATTGCCAAGCGCGTTGGACAATCGTCCGCTTACTTTTCAGGAATTTGAAGAATTGGCTGGACAGTCGGTGTTTGTGAGTGCTACCCCCGCTGATTACGAATTACGCCGAACAGACGGCGTAGTGGTGGAACAGATAATTAGACCAACAGGCCTGCTTGACCCTGAGATTGAAGTGCGGCCGAGCATCAACCAAATTGATGATTTGTTGGAAGAAATTGATAAGAGAGTCAAACGAAACGAACGTGTATTGGTGACTACACTCACCAAACGGATGGCCGAAGAATTGAGCAAATATTTGGAACGCGTTGGAGTAAAGGGGCGCTACATTCACTCCGAAGTAAAAACCCTCGAACGGGTTGAAATCCTGCGTGATTTACGCTTGGGGGCGTTTGATGTATTGGTCGGCGTAAACCTACTTCGCGAAGGGCTAGACCTCCCTGAGGTATCTTTGGTGGCCATTATGGATGCCGACAAAGAAGGTTTCCTCCGTGATATTCGTTCGTTGATTCAGACCATTGGCCGGGCAGCACGTAACGAAAACGGCAAAGTGCTGATGTACGCCGACCGAATGACGGGCTCAATGCAAAAAGCGATTGATGAAACCAACCGTCGTCGAGCTATTCAATTGGCTTATAATGAAGAACACGGCATTACGCCCAAAACCATTTTCAAAAGCCGGGAAGCCATTATGGAGCAGACTTCGGTGGCAGATTCCAAAGGTTCTGGAAAACGGTTTTATGTGGAGCCGGATGAGATTCGAATTGCAGCCGACCCCGTTATTCAATACTTGGGCAAACCCGAAATTGAAAAACTTATTGCCGAAACCCAGCGCAAGATGGAAATTGCGGCCAAAGAACTCAACTTTTTGGAGGCGGCCCGTTATCGTGATGAGATGTTGCAGCTAAGAGAAAAATTGAAGAACTAA
- a CDS encoding acyl-CoA thioesterase has protein sequence MSSNAAFALTIVVSAADIDELNHVNNAVYLQYVQEAAMSHWQHVATKALQDEVVWMVRRHEIEYLRQAVLGDTLLIKTWVGQYTAATWDRHYEIYRASDNRLLVKAMSVWVPLDRQTHRIKRLEGALLDSFLG, from the coding sequence ATGTCATCCAACGCTGCTTTCGCCCTAACGATTGTTGTTTCAGCCGCTGATATTGACGAACTTAATCACGTCAATAATGCCGTCTACTTGCAATACGTGCAGGAGGCGGCCATGAGCCATTGGCAGCACGTAGCCACGAAAGCACTTCAGGATGAGGTAGTTTGGATGGTACGTCGGCACGAAATAGAATATTTGCGGCAGGCGGTATTGGGAGATACGCTCCTCATTAAAACGTGGGTAGGCCAATACACCGCCGCCACTTGGGACCGGCATTATGAGATTTATCGGGCCAGTGATAATCGGTTATTGGTCAAGGCCATGAGCGTTTGGGTGCCGCTCGACCGTCAAACCCACCGCATCAAACGCCTCGAAGGGGCGCTGTTAGATTCCTTTTTGGGGTGA
- a CDS encoding type II toxin-antitoxin system RelE family toxin: MPKYEVEITQYAERQFKKIDRKHWNNLREAIVALGEDPRPFGYKKLKGREAYRIRTGDYQVIYEIFDKKLIV, translated from the coding sequence ATGCCGAAATATGAAGTAGAAATTACGCAATATGCAGAAAGACAATTTAAGAAAATTGACCGGAAGCATTGGAATAATCTGCGTGAGGCAATTGTGGCATTAGGAGAAGACCCTCGACCCTTTGGATATAAAAAGCTGAAAGGAAGAGAGGCGTATCGAATTCGAACGGGTGACTACCAGGTGATTTATGAGATTTTTGACAAAAAACTTATTGTATAG
- the arfB gene encoding alternative ribosome rescue aminoacyl-tRNA hydrolase ArfB: protein MMNPEILHPELLFQTARSGGKGGQNVNKVETKVELRFDVANSLLLSEEEKALLLEKLANKLTNEGVLVLYHQTERSQLGNKDKVIKKFDALIHKSFEKPKPRKASKPTAASKEKRLQTKQRDAEVKAMRRKISE from the coding sequence ATGATGAACCCTGAAATTCTTCACCCCGAACTCCTGTTTCAAACCGCGCGCAGCGGCGGAAAAGGCGGGCAGAATGTAAATAAAGTCGAAACAAAAGTTGAACTGCGCTTCGATGTCGCCAATTCATTGCTTTTGTCGGAAGAAGAAAAAGCCCTTTTATTGGAAAAACTCGCTAACAAACTGACTAACGAAGGCGTATTGGTGCTGTATCATCAAACCGAACGTTCGCAGTTGGGCAACAAAGACAAAGTGATCAAGAAGTTTGACGCCCTGATTCACAAGAGTTTTGAAAAGCCCAAGCCCCGCAAAGCCTCCAAACCAACGGCCGCGTCGAAAGAAAAAAGATTACAGACCAAACAGCGAGACGCGGAAGTGAAAGCCATGCGTCGGAAAATATCGGAATAA
- a CDS encoding GNAT family N-acetyltransferase, with protein MMSDFNFEIRPLTDILRIKHLGYQTYMPHYAHLWYNAEGMDWYLHKCFNESQLALELANPEVSYYCIQVNGEDAGLLKLVKNKAPLDQNPQQCLYLEKIYFLKSFTGLGLGQKTMRWVFEKAHHADFELVWLMAMDSSQKAIESYKKAGFSLLAPSRLDDIEFSRLRSELRGMVILAKKI; from the coding sequence ATGATGAGTGATTTTAATTTTGAAATACGGCCTTTAACAGATATTTTACGAATAAAACACCTTGGTTATCAGACGTATATGCCGCATTATGCGCATTTATGGTACAACGCCGAAGGAATGGATTGGTATTTACACAAATGTTTTAATGAATCACAACTCGCCCTTGAGTTAGCCAATCCTGAGGTTTCTTATTATTGTATTCAAGTAAATGGGGAAGATGCGGGTCTGCTCAAACTCGTCAAAAATAAAGCGCCGCTTGACCAAAACCCGCAGCAGTGTCTTTACCTAGAAAAAATCTATTTTCTGAAGTCGTTTACGGGCTTGGGGTTGGGCCAGAAAACCATGCGTTGGGTATTTGAAAAAGCCCATCATGCCGACTTTGAGCTTGTTTGGTTGATGGCGATGGACTCTTCGCAAAAAGCCATTGAAAGTTACAAAAAAGCGGGATTTTCGCTGCTTGCGCCTTCTCGTCTCGACGACATTGAGTTCAGTCGTTTGAGATCAGAGCTTCGGGGAATGGTGATTCTTGCCAAAAAAATATAG